The following are encoded in a window of Pygocentrus nattereri isolate fPygNat1 chromosome 5, fPygNat1.pri, whole genome shotgun sequence genomic DNA:
- the mtrf1l gene encoding peptide chain release factor 1-like, mitochondrial isoform X1 has translation MSAAGFCQRTALRQLLSSPAFRTVHCRMVRTSAAEWRHRRGFHTTNSALVTKILTVDEIFSKKSLHRHLKRVQTEYNDFLQAVNAGDLQGDDEELRAKRTRLSVLGPLIQKIRELEENQKDFEEAEALLKENDPDLRELAQSERETCQTAIHTVKQTILSLLVPEEESDMSDLVLEVTAGVGGQEAMLFTAEIFDMYQNFASFYGWDFDTLEFMPSDIGGLRHATASISGPLSYKKMKFEAGVHRVQRVPKTEKQGRMHTSTMTVAVLPQPAEISFTINPKDLRIETKRASGAGGQHVNTTDSAVRIVHLPTGIVSECQQERSQLKNKEKALKVLRAKLYSAKLEEETSKRYQARKLQIGTKGRSEKIRTYNFSQDRVTDHRIGKTLHDIHGFLLGEDLLDEMSSSLQQFSDQEALMDVLEDNDSD, from the exons ATGTCAGCCGCCGGTTTCTGTCAGCGGACTGCGCTGCGGCAGCTGCTCAGTTCGCCCGCTTTTAGGACCGTCCACTGCAGGATGGTCAGGACATCAGCAG cagAGTGGAGGCACCGACGAGGCTTTCACACCACAAACTCGGCTTTGGTAACAAAGATTCTGACAGTGGATGAGATCTTTTCCAAGAAGTCCCTTCACAGGCACCTTAAGAGAGTTCAGACTGAATACAACGACTTCTTACAAGCTGTAAACGCTGGAGACCTTCAAGGAGACGATGAGGAGTTAAGAGCAAAAAGGACAAGACTGTCTGTTTTAGGGCCTCTGATCCAAAAAATCAGGGAATTAGAGGAAAACCAGAAGGACTTTGAGGAGGCTGAAGCATTACTGAAAG aaaatGACCCAGATCTGCGTGAACTTGCACAGTCTGAGAGGGAGACCTGTCAAACAGCTATTCACACAGTCAAACAAACA ATTCTCTCGCTTCTGGTACCTGAGGAGGAGTCAGACATGAGTGACTTGGTCCTAGAAGTCACCGCTGGGGTCGGAGGTCAAGAAGCAATGCTTTTCACCGCAGAGATATTCGACATGTACCAGAACTTTGCTTCTTTCTATGGCTGGGACTTTGACACTCTGGAGTTCATGCCAAGTGACATTG GGGGATTAAGACATGCCACAGCCAGTATAAGTGGTCCCTTGAGCTATAAGAAGATGAAGTTTGAAGCGGGGGTCCATCGTGTGCAGAGGGTCCCAAAGACCGAAAAGCAGGGCCGTATGCATACCAGCACTATGACGGTGGCGGTCCTGCCTCAGCCAGCAGAG ATCTCTTTTACAATTAACCCCAAAGACCTGAGGATTGAGACGAAGAGAGCCAGTGGGGCTGGAGGACAGCACGTAAACACGACTGATAGTGCTGTGAGGATTGTGCACTTACCGACAG GTATAGTGTCTGAGTGTCAGCAGGAGCGCTCACAACTCAAAAACAAGGAGAAGGCCCTGAAGGTGCTACGGGCCAAACTCTACAGCGCAAAGTTGGAGGAGGAGACTAGTAAGAGATACCAGGCCCGCAAACTTCAG ATTGGCACCAAAGGCAGATCAGAAAAAATCAGGACCTACAACTTCTCTCAGGACCGAGTCACTGACCATCGGATCGGGAAAACTCTGCATGACATACATGGATTTTTATTAGGAGAGGATCTGCTGGATGAGATGAGTTCGTCTTTGCAGCAGTTTTCTGACCAAGAGGCTCTTATGGACGTTTTGGAGGATAATGATTCAGATTAA
- the mtrf1l gene encoding peptide chain release factor 1-like, mitochondrial isoform X2: MSAAGFCQRTALRQLLSSPAFRTVHCRMVRTSAEWRHRRGFHTTNSALVTKILTVDEIFSKKSLHRHLKRVQTEYNDFLQAVNAGDLQGDDEELRAKRTRLSVLGPLIQKIRELEENQKDFEEAEALLKENDPDLRELAQSERETCQTAIHTVKQTILSLLVPEEESDMSDLVLEVTAGVGGQEAMLFTAEIFDMYQNFASFYGWDFDTLEFMPSDIGGLRHATASISGPLSYKKMKFEAGVHRVQRVPKTEKQGRMHTSTMTVAVLPQPAEISFTINPKDLRIETKRASGAGGQHVNTTDSAVRIVHLPTGIVSECQQERSQLKNKEKALKVLRAKLYSAKLEEETSKRYQARKLQIGTKGRSEKIRTYNFSQDRVTDHRIGKTLHDIHGFLLGEDLLDEMSSSLQQFSDQEALMDVLEDNDSD, encoded by the exons ATGTCAGCCGCCGGTTTCTGTCAGCGGACTGCGCTGCGGCAGCTGCTCAGTTCGCCCGCTTTTAGGACCGTCCACTGCAGGATGGTCAGGACATCAGCAG AGTGGAGGCACCGACGAGGCTTTCACACCACAAACTCGGCTTTGGTAACAAAGATTCTGACAGTGGATGAGATCTTTTCCAAGAAGTCCCTTCACAGGCACCTTAAGAGAGTTCAGACTGAATACAACGACTTCTTACAAGCTGTAAACGCTGGAGACCTTCAAGGAGACGATGAGGAGTTAAGAGCAAAAAGGACAAGACTGTCTGTTTTAGGGCCTCTGATCCAAAAAATCAGGGAATTAGAGGAAAACCAGAAGGACTTTGAGGAGGCTGAAGCATTACTGAAAG aaaatGACCCAGATCTGCGTGAACTTGCACAGTCTGAGAGGGAGACCTGTCAAACAGCTATTCACACAGTCAAACAAACA ATTCTCTCGCTTCTGGTACCTGAGGAGGAGTCAGACATGAGTGACTTGGTCCTAGAAGTCACCGCTGGGGTCGGAGGTCAAGAAGCAATGCTTTTCACCGCAGAGATATTCGACATGTACCAGAACTTTGCTTCTTTCTATGGCTGGGACTTTGACACTCTGGAGTTCATGCCAAGTGACATTG GGGGATTAAGACATGCCACAGCCAGTATAAGTGGTCCCTTGAGCTATAAGAAGATGAAGTTTGAAGCGGGGGTCCATCGTGTGCAGAGGGTCCCAAAGACCGAAAAGCAGGGCCGTATGCATACCAGCACTATGACGGTGGCGGTCCTGCCTCAGCCAGCAGAG ATCTCTTTTACAATTAACCCCAAAGACCTGAGGATTGAGACGAAGAGAGCCAGTGGGGCTGGAGGACAGCACGTAAACACGACTGATAGTGCTGTGAGGATTGTGCACTTACCGACAG GTATAGTGTCTGAGTGTCAGCAGGAGCGCTCACAACTCAAAAACAAGGAGAAGGCCCTGAAGGTGCTACGGGCCAAACTCTACAGCGCAAAGTTGGAGGAGGAGACTAGTAAGAGATACCAGGCCCGCAAACTTCAG ATTGGCACCAAAGGCAGATCAGAAAAAATCAGGACCTACAACTTCTCTCAGGACCGAGTCACTGACCATCGGATCGGGAAAACTCTGCATGACATACATGGATTTTTATTAGGAGAGGATCTGCTGGATGAGATGAGTTCGTCTTTGCAGCAGTTTTCTGACCAAGAGGCTCTTATGGACGTTTTGGAGGATAATGATTCAGATTAA